The proteins below come from a single Candidatus Poribacteria bacterium genomic window:
- a CDS encoding TGS domain-containing protein — MHHIITDSFEIVNSAFIRPEPTLTEPVHMTMEVVKMPANLPPTYYKLKHQHEAAKTDEERLSLLEEMLRIIPKHKGSEKVVSDLRRRIASYKRGASEKGGKGSSKRSHSEHIPKQGAGQIVLIGPPNGGKSQILLNFTNAKIEVSPTPYTTTLPTIGMLRYENIQFQLIDTPSLMLDFIPSTLLTLARNADLVLLIVSLASDNLLDDLDMVEAFLKEANCNTPENGHLIVANQLDAAGAEERLEILKEFYDGTFQIHPISAETDVGKETLSQAIYTELDILRVYPKAPGKAIERDDPIVLPIGSTVLDAAMELHKDFAEFRFARIWGPHWHDGQSVSRNDVIYDGDVVEFHL, encoded by the coding sequence TTGCACCACATTATAACAGATTCTTTTGAGATTGTAAATAGCGCGTTTATTCGTCCAGAACCGACGCTTACTGAACCTGTGCACATGACGATGGAAGTGGTCAAAATGCCAGCAAATCTACCCCCGACCTACTATAAACTCAAGCACCAGCACGAAGCCGCCAAAACAGATGAAGAGCGATTGAGCCTGTTAGAGGAGATGTTGCGCATCATTCCGAAACATAAAGGTTCAGAGAAGGTGGTATCTGATCTCCGTCGCCGTATTGCCAGTTACAAAAGAGGGGCTTCAGAAAAAGGAGGCAAGGGATCCAGTAAAAGAAGTCATAGCGAACACATTCCTAAGCAGGGCGCCGGGCAGATCGTCCTCATAGGACCCCCGAACGGGGGTAAATCACAAATCCTATTAAACTTTACGAACGCCAAAATAGAGGTCTCACCAACACCCTATACAACGACCTTGCCAACCATCGGAATGCTACGCTATGAAAACATCCAATTTCAACTCATTGATACACCCTCCCTTATGTTGGACTTCATCCCATCAACACTCCTGACGCTCGCTCGCAATGCTGACCTGGTCCTGCTGATTGTAAGCCTCGCGAGCGATAACCTATTGGATGACCTCGATATGGTGGAGGCGTTCCTGAAAGAAGCAAACTGCAACACCCCAGAAAATGGACATCTCATTGTCGCCAATCAACTCGATGCGGCGGGGGCAGAAGAGCGACTGGAAATTCTCAAAGAATTCTACGATGGGACGTTTCAGATTCATCCGATTTCTGCCGAAACTGATGTAGGCAAAGAGACTTTATCGCAAGCGATCTATACAGAATTGGATATTTTGCGCGTCTATCCCAAAGCACCCGGTAAAGCGATAGAACGCGATGATCCCATTGTTCTCCCTATAGGTTCAACCGTGCTTGACGCGGCGATGGAGTTACACAAAGATTTTGCCGAATTCAGGTTCGCGCGGATATGGGGTCCCCACTGGCACGATGGACAATCTGTCAGTCGCAATGATGTCATTTACGATGGAGATGTAGTTGAATTTCATTTGTAG
- a CDS encoding VWA domain-containing protein, with the protein MRNRRTPLYLIYSLIIHGTLLLIMWWVAPQQVPVLPFHDEIEVAISHVERPPLPIKQLPIVEPATPLVAEKEKPEPPPKPKAGLSTTWQLEPKDVSEVSKPDTRRQENVNRAREIGDGLSQLNPIVGKPTNYAPENRLAVKSLDQPTVTLPSRPETDYVAPQGETRPVSLNTDDTLLAGSSPTVDAPKIHYGSERGDALRATGMGNSWGGGGGSGGGNVGGVFVYMMKDIARTLAEASMTQKVDVVFVLDETASMTDNIRGIRAYVDFLFEAFDREGRDATFGLVTFRDETRTYGRTDDLGTFKNWLFKIGVDGGGDIAEAGLDGLMTAVTETQFRKDAQRFIVLASDGAFHDADYDGKSAYSLDQVIETLQNAHVRVDVIGIDYLPIRQIALATGGTWRAIPGRGYLEYVPPLTLTVKLFSKLGTLNLENGQMDDKITVYINNPPRPKQLTLTWKVLNPLGERCYGPFTERKMIPDDGSTQVELRPELNSEVFQTIPGIYTIIYRLENEQGHQSILRRTLTF; encoded by the coding sequence ATGAGAAATAGAAGAACACCTTTATATCTAATATACTCACTCATCATCCACGGCACGCTGCTACTCATAATGTGGTGGGTAGCTCCCCAGCAAGTTCCTGTGCTACCGTTCCATGATGAGATAGAGGTTGCGATAAGCCACGTTGAACGACCGCCACTACCGATTAAACAATTACCCATTGTTGAACCTGCTACACCTCTTGTAGCCGAAAAAGAGAAACCCGAACCACCCCCGAAACCGAAAGCAGGTTTGAGCACAACATGGCAGTTGGAACCCAAAGACGTATCAGAAGTTTCAAAACCCGATACACGCAGGCAAGAAAACGTAAATCGAGCGCGAGAGATCGGAGATGGATTATCACAATTGAATCCTATCGTAGGGAAGCCAACTAACTATGCCCCCGAAAACCGATTGGCAGTGAAATCTCTCGATCAACCAACGGTTACCTTACCCTCCAGACCAGAAACAGACTACGTGGCACCACAAGGAGAAACCAGACCAGTTTCTCTAAATACTGATGATACCTTATTAGCTGGCTCCTCACCCACTGTTGACGCGCCGAAGATTCACTACGGCAGCGAACGCGGGGATGCACTTCGGGCTACCGGCATGGGTAACTCTTGGGGAGGCGGGGGTGGCTCTGGTGGCGGCAATGTAGGTGGCGTTTTCGTCTATATGATGAAAGACATCGCTCGGACGCTTGCAGAAGCCAGCATGACGCAAAAAGTAGATGTTGTTTTTGTGCTTGATGAAACGGCAAGTATGACAGATAACATCCGCGGTATTCGTGCTTACGTCGATTTTTTATTTGAAGCGTTCGACCGAGAAGGACGTGATGCCACTTTTGGATTGGTAACCTTCAGGGATGAAACACGAACATACGGACGCACTGACGATCTCGGCACCTTCAAAAACTGGCTTTTTAAAATAGGTGTTGACGGGGGTGGAGACATCGCAGAAGCCGGTTTAGACGGACTCATGACTGCGGTAACAGAGACCCAATTCCGAAAAGACGCGCAGCGGTTCATTGTGCTGGCGAGTGATGGTGCTTTTCACGATGCTGACTACGATGGTAAGTCTGCTTACAGTTTGGATCAGGTTATTGAAACCTTACAAAACGCACACGTTCGTGTCGATGTCATCGGAATCGATTATTTACCGATTCGACAGATCGCACTCGCAACAGGTGGCACATGGCGAGCGATTCCCGGTAGAGGCTATCTGGAATACGTGCCACCACTCACCTTGACAGTGAAGTTGTTCTCAAAATTGGGCACACTTAACCTCGAAAACGGACAGATGGACGATAAAATCACTGTCTATATCAATAATCCGCCGCGTCCTAAACAACTCACATTGACATGGAAAGTGCTTAACCCGCTCGGAGAAAGATGTTACGGTCCATTCACTGAGAGAAAAATGATCCCAGATGATGGTTCAACACAGGTAGAATTGAGACCTGAACTGAATAGCGAGGTCTTTCAGACGATACCGGGGATTTATACAATCATCTATCGACTTGAAAATGAACAAGGACACCAAAGTATCCTGCGCCGGACATTGACATTTTAA
- a CDS encoding amidohydrolase, with product MKDQIFEQCRRHFNDIVAIRRDIHQYPELGFDVHRTAGIAADALRALEIPVKTGIGRTGVVGDLEVPGATKRIALRADMDALPIQELTDVPFKSKIDGKAHLCGHDAHTAMLIGTARILSAFRSSLKTHVRFIFQPSEEALPGGAPAMIADGALEDVDEIYGIHVFPLFAVGEYATCPGPMLAQSDTFQITLTGRGGHAAFPHLTVDPIVISAQFVTALQSIISRNVNPLDSAVISVTQFHGGDANLQNGLTGAALNVIPPKVLIGGTVRTLQKAVQTRVREQLESLLAGLADAHDAIYTFDYQEGYPVTYNHEPCVNTVISTARELVGEDNLIFPMSPILGGEDFGYYSQEIPACFVMVGAGNEEKGIVNMCHHPQFDIDENSMIYGMALLTNLALL from the coding sequence ATGAAAGACCAAATTTTTGAACAGTGCCGCCGTCATTTCAATGACATCGTCGCCATCCGACGCGACATCCATCAATATCCTGAATTGGGGTTTGATGTCCACCGGACAGCGGGTATCGCCGCTGATGCCCTGCGAGCACTCGAAATCCCCGTTAAAACAGGAATCGGTAGGACAGGCGTTGTCGGGGATTTGGAAGTGCCGGGAGCAACCAAACGGATAGCCTTACGCGCAGATATGGACGCACTCCCGATCCAAGAACTCACCGATGTTCCCTTTAAATCTAAGATTGATGGGAAAGCACACCTCTGTGGGCACGATGCACACACGGCGATGCTCATCGGCACAGCCCGAATCCTTTCAGCGTTTCGAAGTAGTCTCAAAACGCACGTTAGATTTATCTTTCAACCGAGCGAGGAGGCATTACCTGGCGGCGCACCTGCGATGATCGCAGATGGGGCTTTGGAAGACGTAGATGAAATCTACGGGATACACGTCTTTCCACTTTTTGCTGTTGGAGAATACGCGACGTGCCCGGGTCCAATGCTTGCACAGTCTGATACGTTTCAGATCACACTCACAGGCAGAGGCGGACACGCTGCGTTTCCACACCTCACTGTCGATCCGATTGTGATAAGCGCACAGTTTGTGACGGCACTCCAGTCTATCATTTCGAGAAACGTGAATCCACTGGACTCAGCAGTAATCAGCGTCACACAATTCCATGGAGGGGATGCAAACTTGCAAAACGGGCTCACGGGTGCTGCCCTTAACGTTATTCCTCCTAAAGTCCTGATCGGTGGAACAGTCCGCACACTCCAAAAAGCGGTACAGACACGCGTCCGAGAACAATTAGAGAGCCTTCTTGCGGGATTAGCAGATGCACACGACGCAATTTATACATTCGATTATCAAGAAGGGTACCCGGTAACCTACAACCACGAACCCTGTGTCAACACAGTTATCTCCACAGCAAGAGAGTTGGTTGGTGAGGACAATCTCATATTTCCAATGTCGCCGATACTTGGCGGCGAGGATTTCGGATACTACTCACAGGAGATTCCAGCGTGTTTCGTGATGGTAGGTGCGGGCAACGAAGAAAAAGGTATTGTGAACATGTGCCACCACCCCCAGTTCGACATTGACGAAAATAGTATGATTTACGGTATGGCATTGCTCACAAATCTTGCTTTGCTCTAA
- a CDS encoding adenylate/guanylate cyclase domain-containing protein — protein sequence MDMKKDNSVSTHNAQPHSLVGTRTLMFTDIEGSTLLWEAHGNEVMTEVINTHNTILRTENSAWGGTEMGNEGDALFFAFPTASAAIRDGNANA from the coding sequence ATGGATATGAAGAAGGATAATTCTGTGTCAACACACAATGCACAGCCACATTCGTTAGTCGGCACCCGCACCTTGATGTTTACTGACATCGAAGGTTCAACACTACTTTGGGAGGCGCACGGCAATGAGGTTATGACGGAGGTCATCAATACACATAACACGATTTTGCGGACTGAAAATTCGGCGTGGGGTGGCACAGAGATGGGAAATGAAGGCGATGCTCTTTTCTTTGCTTTTCCTACGGCAAGTGCCGCCATTAGAGATGGAAACGCGAACGCTTGA